One Candidatus Ornithobacterium hominis genomic region harbors:
- the sufD gene encoding Fe-S cluster assembly protein SufD translates to MADLKNQIENYFKTNFQSDSLSIQREKYFEKFLSQGFPTPKLEEWKYTSMRKWWSQEYELAKVDEMKANEQIKKIVKDSQLSGSKLVFINGVFSEEISEIQRGLNILFLQNQPKLPKKFGQILKEDEALVNLNAALATQGYLISVEKASKLNPIEIFHFYESEKPIFLNLRNFIEIKKSQELALIETHISLSSQPNFIHQLTEVDLEENAKLDVYKIQNDEKGSALVDSIFCNQQRDSLAKVHTFSMAGEMIRNNLNFRQNGENCNSVMQAITLGKEQQHVDHHTLVEHTAPNCESHELYRTILDDESTGVFNGKIIVDANAQKIDAFQQNNNILLSPKASVDTKPQLEIFADDVKCSHGCTVGQLDRDALFYMESRGIPKKEAQAYLLFAFCADVLSEVEYEPLKNHISAILAKKLNVEMDFH, encoded by the coding sequence ATGGCAGATTTAAAAAATCAAATAGAAAATTATTTTAAAACCAATTTTCAATCGGACTCTCTCTCAATTCAGCGAGAGAAATATTTTGAGAAATTCTTGAGTCAAGGTTTCCCTACACCAAAGTTGGAGGAGTGGAAATACACCAGCATGAGAAAATGGTGGAGCCAAGAATATGAGTTGGCAAAAGTTGATGAGATGAAAGCCAATGAGCAAATAAAAAAAATAGTGAAAGACTCACAGCTAAGTGGTTCAAAATTGGTTTTCATCAATGGCGTATTTAGTGAAGAAATCTCTGAGATTCAACGAGGTTTAAATATTTTATTCCTTCAAAATCAGCCAAAATTGCCAAAGAAATTTGGACAAATTCTGAAAGAAGATGAAGCGTTGGTGAATCTGAATGCAGCTTTGGCTACGCAAGGCTACTTAATTTCAGTAGAGAAAGCTTCAAAATTAAATCCAATAGAAATTTTTCACTTTTACGAATCTGAAAAACCTATTTTTTTAAACCTTCGAAATTTTATTGAAATAAAAAAGAGTCAGGAATTAGCACTTATTGAAACGCACATTTCATTGAGCAGTCAGCCTAATTTCATTCATCAATTGACGGAAGTTGATTTAGAAGAAAACGCAAAATTAGATGTTTATAAAATACAGAATGACGAAAAAGGTTCAGCCTTGGTTGATTCTATTTTTTGCAACCAGCAAAGAGATAGCTTGGCCAAAGTGCACACGTTTTCAATGGCTGGGGAAATGATAAGAAACAATTTGAATTTCAGGCAAAACGGAGAAAACTGCAATTCGGTGATGCAGGCAATTACGCTAGGGAAAGAGCAGCAGCATGTAGACCACCATACGCTAGTGGAGCATACCGCACCCAATTGTGAGAGTCACGAACTTTATCGTACAATTTTAGATGATGAATCTACAGGGGTTTTTAACGGGAAAATCATTGTAGATGCAAATGCGCAGAAAATTGATGCCTTCCAGCAAAACAATAATATTTTGCTCTCGCCCAAAGCCAGTGTCGACACCAAACCACAATTGGAAATTTTTGCCGATGATGTGAAATGCAGCCACGGTTGTACCGTCGGGCAACTAGATAGAGATGCTCTGTTTTATATGGAATCAAGAGGAATTCCCAAAAAAGAAGCACAAGCTTATTTGCTTTTTGCCTTTTGTGCAGATGTATTATCTGAGGTGGAATACGAACCTTTGAAAAATCATATTTCAGCGATTCTTGCTAAGAAATTAAACGTAGAAATGGATTTTCACTAA
- the sufC gene encoding Fe-S cluster assembly ATPase SufC encodes MLRINNLHASIEEEGIEILKGIDLKINPGEVHAIMGPNGAGKSTLSSVIAGNEDYEVTQGEILLEGESLLDLDPAERSHKGVFLSFQYPVAIPGVSVTNFVRTALNESKKARGEKEMTASEMLKLMRENAAKLGIDQSFLSRSLNEGFSGGEKKRNEIFQMMMLNPKLAILDETDSGLDIDALRIVANGVNQFKSKDNAVLVITHYQRLLDYIVPDFVHVLVDGKIVKSGDKTLALKLEDEGYEWIKEEA; translated from the coding sequence ATGCTGAGAATAAATAATTTACACGCCTCGATAGAGGAAGAGGGTATAGAAATACTAAAGGGAATTGATTTGAAAATCAACCCAGGAGAGGTTCACGCAATTATGGGGCCAAATGGCGCTGGGAAAAGTACGCTTTCATCAGTGATTGCTGGTAATGAAGATTATGAGGTAACGCAAGGGGAAATCCTCCTAGAAGGTGAGAGTTTACTAGATTTAGACCCAGCAGAGCGTTCGCACAAAGGAGTTTTTCTATCTTTTCAGTATCCAGTGGCGATTCCAGGAGTTTCGGTGACTAATTTTGTGAGAACAGCACTTAACGAATCAAAAAAAGCGCGTGGAGAAAAAGAAATGACTGCCAGTGAAATGCTGAAATTAATGCGCGAAAATGCTGCAAAACTGGGTATAGATCAGTCTTTCCTGTCACGCTCGCTGAACGAAGGATTCTCGGGAGGGGAGAAAAAACGAAACGAAATATTCCAGATGATGATGCTTAATCCGAAATTGGCGATTTTGGATGAAACAGATTCTGGGCTAGATATTGATGCGCTGAGAATCGTTGCCAATGGTGTAAACCAATTTAAAAGTAAAGATAATGCGGTGCTCGTCATTACACATTATCAGCGATTGCTAGATTACATCGTTCCAGATTTTGTTCACGTTTTGGTTGATGGGAAAATAGTAAAATCAGGCGATAAAACTTTAGCGCTAAAACTGGAAGACGAGGGCTATGAATGGATAAAAGAAGAGGCTTAA